In Helianthus annuus cultivar XRQ/B chromosome 8, HanXRQr2.0-SUNRISE, whole genome shotgun sequence, a single genomic region encodes these proteins:
- the LOC110911793 gene encoding eukaryotic translation initiation factor 5A — protein MSDEEHQFESKADAGASKTYPQQAGTIRKGGHIVIKNRACKVVEVSTSKTGKHGHAKCHFVAIDIFNGKKLEDIVPSSHNCDVPHVSRTDYQLIDISEDGFVSLLTENGNTKDDLKLPTDDALLTQIKDGFAEGKDLVVSVMSAMGEEQICALKDIGPK, from the exons ATGTCGGACGAAGAGCATCAGTTTGAATCAAAGGCCGATGCAGGTGCTTCCAAAACCTACCCTCAGCAAGCCGGTACCATCCGCAAAGGCGGCCACATCGTCATCAAGAATCGTGCTTGCAAG GTTGTAGAAGTTTCCACCTCCAAGACTGGCAAGCACGGTCATGCTAAGTGTCACTTTGTTGCAATTGACATCTTTAATGGGAAAAAGCTTGAAGATATTGTGCCCTCGTCCCATAACTGTGAT GTTCCTCATGTCAGTCGTACTGACTACCAGCTAATTGATATTTCTGAGGATGGATTT GTGAGTTTGTTGACTGAAAATGGCAACACTAAGGATGATCTGAAGCTCCCAACTGATGATGCTCTCCTGACACAG ATCAAGGATGGATTTGCAGAGGGTAAGGACCTGGTGGTGAGTGTGATGTCAGCGATGGGGGAGGAGCAGATTTGTGCTCTTAAGGACATTGGCCCCAAGTAA